The stretch of DNA TAATGAGACGCGGCCGGATCAGGACTTCCGCCTTTCCGGGCATCGAAGGCCACCTTTCCCGCCCTCCACCTGCTCTGATTGGCCACCTTCTGTCAGCTCATTAGCTTATTGGCCGGCGCCGCGAGGCCGCGGTCCCGCGGAGTGCTAGAGCTGGGTGGCTGGGGGCGGCGACTATGGCGTCCTACTTCGATGAGCACGACTGTGAGCCGTCGGACTCCGAGCGGGAGGCTCGAACCAATTTGCTACTGGAGCTCGCAAGGTGGAGCCCATGCCGGGGGGTTCTAGGCTGGGGCTGGAGGGCCTGGATGGGACTGTCCAGACTGCGGCCTGGTGGTGCGGGGGCACCGCCTGGGCAGGGTGACGGGGACAGGGCGCAGCTGGAGGGTGAGGGGCGTGGGGCCGGGAGGGCAGCGAGCTCTGGGCGGTACGAAGGCGGGCTTTGAGGCGGGCGCGTGGGCGGCGTCATTGCGGACCCCATCCACCGAGGCCGGCGCTGTTGGAACCAGCTTGGCCCAGCTATTCCTGCGTGGTCTTTGGGCTTGTGGCCCGATCGCAGCTGTGAACGTTTCCCACCTGCGTTTTACTTGGGGAGCCCCTACCAAGGATTCGCTGTTACAGCTCGTAGCTGGGCAGGACATTTATCCTTTGAAGTCCAGGGATTAAGGGGCAAGGAGGAAGTATGATTTTCCCTGGTTGCAGTCTCACATCCTCCTCTCCAGGTCACTTTTCAACAGGATGGATTTTGAGGACTTGGGGTTATTAGTAGATTGGGACCACCACCTGCCTCCGCCTGCTGCCAAGACTGTGGTAGAAAATCTCCCCAGGACAGTCATCAGGGGCTCTCAGGCTGGTGAGAACACGAATTCTTTCCGCGGTGTCGGGCAAGTGTGTTAGACTCACCTGTCGCCCCGAGCCAGACGGTGCTCTGGTCCTTCAGATTCCCTGGCCAGGTTGGGGCAAGAGTAACCTTTAGGAATGGGGATTGGGAGGTGTGGCCCACCGCAACATTTCTGATCAGCCTCCCTCCCAAAGAGCTCAAGTGCCCCGTGTGTCTTTTGGAATTTGAGGAGGAGGAGACTGTCATTGAGATGCCTTGCCATCACCTCTTCCATTCCAACTGCATTCTGCCTTGGCTCAGCAAGGTACCACTTCCCTTCCTCCAGCCCTCACCCTGCCCGGTCACAGTTCTCAAGCCTATGTTTATGGACTATTGGGGGAATCAAAGAAGGGGTGGGAATTGGAAAGAGGGGAAGGATGGAGGTTAATTAAGACCAGACCTGGGGCTAGAACAGTGCCCTGCTTTTCCCAGACAAATTCCTGCCCTCTATGCCGCCATGAGCTGCCCACTGACGATGACACTTATGAGGAACACAGACGAGATAAGGTAGGGGCTGGTGGTGGGCATGGAAGGTGGCAATGGGTTTCCTCTGCTCCTCTCCCTGCTGTTCTCCTTCCCACCTCTGCAGGCCTGTGAAGGCCCTCAGAGTCTCTGGCTCTGCTGTCTTCCCAGTGACCTTAGATGGGGACAAGGGCTTCAACAGTGAAGGTACCAGTGGCCTTCTGCTTCTCCATTCCTTCACCCACAGACCCCCAGGTGTTGCCCCCTGCTCACTGTGCTCTCTTCCTCCCAGGCTCGCAAGCAGCAGCAGAAGCATCGACTTGAGGACCTCCATGGAGCCATGTACACATGAGCTAACTGTGGCTGAATGCCAGCCCTGTACGTCTTCCTTTTTGCATCGTGAATCCTCATTAAAGGTTTCTTTACCCACCCTGCAGCTGCGTTGCTCACAAGCCGGGGTGGGGGTTTCAGCATACTCCATCTGGTCCTTCTTGCTCTTGGGGTAGGTGGTCCTGAGCTACAGAAGGCATCAGATTGGAGTTTCTTTTCTGCTGACCCTGTTGGCCTGTCTGGATTCAGGGCAGTACAGCCCAGGTCAAGAAGCCCATGTCAAGGGCTTGGGCCCGTGTGTTCATGGTTGGAAGGAAAAATGTGTGAGGATCTGGTACCTAGTCCAAGTCATTACTTAAAGCGGATAAACACAGACAAGCCCACTCCTGTAATTTTTAGTCAACTTCGGAATACCAGGGGGTTTCTTGAGCTCCAGTAAGAAAACATCTTCTAGCATTTTAAAGTTCTGCCTGTCCTCTACTATAAAGAGTCCATGTTCCAGCCAGACTATGAATGGAAAGAAGTGTGGGGAGGTTATGAAGCCAGGTCAGCTTTTTAGACTGTTCAGAAACCTAAGGGGCTTCTAGTTCCCTGGTGTCCTTTGTTCCTGACATCTCTGCCCTCCACGAGCCCTTAGAACCTTACGTCCTTCGCTGGGGAAAGCTAAAGCCATTCTTGTCAGGCCCTCTCTGGCTCTCCAGAACAGACTACAGACATGCAAATTAGAATTTTTAATAGATATAAAAAAGGTACTAAAATACCCACGTGGTTCTGCTGTGTTATTTGCCCGAACGGAAGTGAGGGGCAGAGTGAAAAATCCCAGTACAGCTTGGGGGCCCAGAAGAGGGCCTTCACACAGACTAATGCATGCTCGACCACCCCTCTCCTGTCCCCTTACCTAGCCCCAAATTCCTGCAGCAGGAAGCCCCAGTGGTCTGTTTCTGGGCACTGGGGAGTAGAAGGCACCTGAAGGGCTGGCTGGGCAAAGAAGACAAAAGACACCACCATGAGGGCGAGGGAGCAGGCTGTGTGGCAGCTCAGTGGCCAGCAGGGTCTGCCCCTCTGTGGCACAGATGGGTGTGGGAGGGCCACTCCTCTAGGTGTGAGGAAGCCCTGATCCCAACATAATACTTTCTCAATGTTTTTgatacaaaataaatgcaaagaagcTAAGGGGTTGTTGGTTAGGAGCAGCTCCCCCTTCCCAGACCTCTCAGATCATGGCGATGCTCTCAGGGGCACAGTTGAGGTGGGCAGAAGGGCTGCTGTTCCCAGAGGACTTGCAGACTCGGCCAGGGGCAGGCTGCAGTGCGGCCACCAGTGTGTCTAAGGACACTGCCCCAAACTCGTAGCTGAAGGTGCCGTAGAAAATGAGGATGTCAATGACAAACACCCACTCACACAGGGCTGCCCCATGCTGCAATTGAGAATGCTCATGGACAAAGAAGACACCACCTGGAAGGGGCTAAGGAAAGGTTCAGCAGGATGCATGAGGACCAGGTGACACCCCCCTCTGCAGTCCTGGATAGATAACTAAGCTGGGGCAAAGGACCCAGCATACCTCCCTGGGGTGTGGGAGGAGAGGATTCAGGCTGGGTTACCTGGGCTTTCCCCCCTCCTGCCCTGGAAGGATACTGAGGACCAAGGTGACAAAAGCAATGGCAGCCAGCATGCTCCGCAGGTGGGCCATAGCCAGGTCCATGGGGGTGGTGGTCCCGTGGTAGGAAAGAGCACAGTGCAGGCATACCAGGAGCAGTCCTGCAGGGAAGGCCAAGCCCGCTCCCACGTAGTGCAGGGATTTTGCGTGGTCCACCTAGGTCCAGAGGAAGGGCTCTGTTCCATTAGGCAGCCCCTTCTGCTCCCTGTCCCTCCTCCACCTAACCCTGTGGTTCTAGCCAGCCCTCGGGCAACTGTGGGCCCCTGCCAGTCATGCTGGGAAGTGGTGGATGGCTGGATGTACCTGGAAGTTGCCAACCATCACGAGGCCTGCGGCGTTAGTGCAGCCTATGACCAGTGCTGTTGTATTGACCCAGGAGTGGCGACTCTGCTCCACGAGCTGCCCATAGCGCAGGAGGCAGGTCAGGGCCACTGGGGAGGAGAGCATGGGTAGAGCCCAGCCCCCTGCCAATTTGCCCCCAAGGTGCCCTGGTCCTCCTGCTGAGGGCTGGAAGGGGCTGGATGGGAATAGACATGCAAACAGGGATCTGGGCTTCTTCAGGCTCCAGCTAGCAGGATGGCTGTGCTggtgcctgccccccacccctcaagGTTCTGAGGCCAGAGAGTGGAAAAAGCCTTCTGTCCAGAGacaattccctctggtctctGGCCTTAACCCTTAGTAGGGAGAGCTGCATTGAGCAAGGACTTCCTGGGCCTTTCAGAGGAGACCATTCTGGGACCGTGGATGAGCTGGACGGGCCAGTGGGGTGGACCCCTGGGGACAACTCACCCATGAAAGCACCCACGTTGCCAATGAGGCTGAAGAGGCAACTCTCGGGGGGGTATGTGCCACACTTGCTGAGAGGAGGGGGCAAGGGCAGAGTGAGAAAGGGCTAGGGGGCCCCCATTCTGGCCTGCGGCTTCCCCCTGTTGCTGGGCAGGCAGGCCTTATCAGAAGGGCTGGTGCCCTGCAGGTTGGGGTCCCCAAAGCAGGGCTCCTGTGTGAGATAGGGGGTTGTTCGTCTCCCAGGATTGCTTGCAGATGAGACTCCTTGAGACCAGAGGGCTTGAGAGACCTTGGGCTTAAACCCAGCTATGACCTGACCTTAACAGCTGTGACCTGGACACACAATTcgactctgagcctcagtttcctcacctagtGAATGGTGCTAGAATGGCTACCCACAGTTTTGTGTGGAAGGCAGGCAGCAGGTGCCTGGCATGCAGTCTGAGATCCAAGGATGGTCCTTTATTTGAGGGGCTTGGCTGGGAGTTTGAGGGCTTCAGGGCTCCCTCAAGGTCTTACCTGATGAGGGGGATGTCATCCAGGGTGCAACAGGACTTGGGACCCCCTTGCTCAGCTGGGTCAGAAGAGCAGGTCTCGTTGTAGGACCTGGCAGGCAGGGCAAAGGGTAGACTGGGGGATGGGGGTCCTCCAGGTGTTCACACTGTAGCCACTGGCTTGAGAAGACCCCTTCCCTGGCCTCCCAGCCTCCCTCAGCAAAGGCAGGAGAGCCTACTCCCGGGGCCTTCCTGAAGGGATGGTGGGAAGTGGGGAGATGGGCAGGCAGCCATGACTGGGGAGGGGTGGGCACTGCCAATGTCAGAAAGGCGCAGTAATGTCCAAAGGAGACAGAAATGCAGGGAGCTCGAAATACAGAAAGGCTGTCTGCAGGGTGTACCGTACCAGTTCTCCACGGGACACACGTGGTGGTTCATGACAGCCATGGCATACCTGTGGGAATGGAGCTGTCATGCTGCCCCAGAGCCCAGCCGGCTGGCCTCCCCCATCTACTCTTCTACTTTGGTCTCTGCCCCCCTCAGCCTTGTCTTTACTGGGGACTCTGGGGGTTTGCGGTGGGTGCACTAAGCCTGCAGTGTGCCCCCCAGCTAGAGGGCCTTTGCTACAGAGCGGTTCCCCCTGACGTGGCTAGCAGTAAGGCTGTCAGGACCCTGCCGGGCTAGCAGTGGTGCCAGTTTGTCCCACAgggctgtgtgccaggcaccaggCCAGGCTTGGGACAGCCAGAGTGGCCCGGGTATCACCCTGGAGCCTGCAATGGGACAAGGGGCTTTGTGTGTGTCATTGAGCCCCGGCCAGGCCCTGGCTGGGCCCCTCTTGTCTCCTAGTTCTcccccatttcccctcccccatACCTTTCCTGTCCCCTCTTTACTCACACAGTCCATATGCCAGTGATGGAGAAGGCGGACAGGCTGATAGGAAGGAGGATCCAGGCGGTCATGAGGGAGGGGAGccagggtggtggtggagggggaggggaggacgaGAGGTAGGGGGAAGTGGGGGCAGACCCAGCTACCTGAAGGCACTCTGGCCACCACCATCAGCTGCCCTGGCCTGGCGGAGAGACAGGTCAAAGTCCAGCATCCCGTGACTGACCAGGGCCCGGACGGGTGGGGGCGGGCGGGGGAGAGTGGTCAGCCTCGGGCCCGGTGCTCCCGCCGAATCACCGACCGCCCAAACTTTGGGCTGAGCCTAAACCACAAGGTGGACATTACCCACCCCGGTATCCCTCGTCCTATGCGGTCCACCCAAACGCTGCCGGCACGCTCAGGGGCTGCGGCGGGCCTCGAACAGCTGGAAGGAAGGCGAGTTACCCTCCTTCGCCGCCGGCCGCCCCAGGccgggaggagggctggagctgGGACCCTTTGGGAGTCACTCCAAGTAAAGCACGCGAGGGGCTGCAGGGTCCCGACCCGCGGACACCCTGGGAAGGGGCGAGTTCACGCAGGGAGTCCGGCTGGAACCAGGTGCCCACGGACGGCCCGGGAGGCCAAGCGTCCCCCGGAGAGCCCAGGGGGCCAGTACTCACCGCGCCGGAACTCCGCCGCCGCCGCGTCCGGCACTGCTTAGCCCCGCGTGGTGCGGCTCCCAGATGCGCTCGTCTGGCGGCCCCGGTAGGTTTAAAGGGCCTGGCGGCCCCGCCCCTGGCGGCCTCCGGCCGCGCCGCGCCGCCCGCTGGGATCTGGAGTTCGCACAGCCCGGGACCCCGCGCCTGTGCCCTGCCCGAGACTACAACTCCCGAGATCCCGCGCCGCCGCCCGCTGCCAACGAGGGTGGTGCCCGGGGAACCGAGCAGAGGCTGATCCTCCAGGTGCTGGGGGGCCGGCCTCGTCTTCCCGGTTTCCGCGGTCAGGGCGCGGCGACGCCGAGAGCGCGGGTATCGCACACCTGTGCTCTTTAGGTCGCACGTGACTACAGGCAGTCCCCCTCCGCCGTGGGGCGCAGCTGGCCGGAACCCGCGCCGGGGAGTCTAGTGAGAGAGCCCTCAACGTGGCGCCCCGTGTCCACCTCTGGCCGCCGAGAAGCGCGCACAAAGCCTCGGCTGTGCCTTGAGAAAGCCAAGCGCCTGAGATTGGCTCCTGCTTCCTGTGGCTCAGCGGACTCTGGAGGAGGCGACTTGGAGCAGATACTTTGTAGTTTCAAGCACACCGGCACACAGAGTACGGTTCAGAAGTCACCGTGTACAAACCTGCTTCCCAGCTGCTGGACACTTCCTCGCAGGCAGACCCCGGAGTCTAAGGGATATCCACTTTAAATCATTACGCCGCAGTCAGGGGTAAGGCAGGTGAAGCcaaggagagagaaaggccagAGGCACAGGAGGATCTGGGGAAAGGACAGTTGGAGATAAATATCCTCCGGTGTCATCAAAGCTCCAGGCCAAGGGCGTGTGCCTGGAAATTCCCGAGCAAAAGGGCTGGGACACTTTTTGTCACATACCAGAAGTGTGCTTAACAGTGTGCCTGGACtgcgggaagatggcagagtagggagcttcaGGATCTTGTCCTTCCTCCAGGACAACTAGTAAACAGGCAGGAACcttctgaaacaactatttccaAACTCCAGAGGTCAGTGTGGATCAATTGTTAAgtccacatcttctctaataaaa from Tamandua tetradactyla isolate mTamTet1 chromosome 17, mTamTet1.pri, whole genome shotgun sequence encodes:
- the TMEM150A gene encoding transmembrane protein 150A isoform X2; protein product: MVVARVPSGPTTRPALLTQLSKGVPSPVAPWMTSPSSASVAHTPPRVASSASLATWVLSWLVEQSRHSWVNTTALVIGCTNAAGLVMVGNFQVDHAKSLHYVGAGLAFPAGLLLVCLHCALSYHGTTTPMDLAMAHLRSMLAAIAFVTLVLSGVFFVHEHSQLQHGAALCEWVFVIDILIFYGTFSYEFGAVSLDTLVAALQPAPGRVCKSSGNSSPSAHLNCAPESIAMI
- the RNF181 gene encoding E3 ubiquitin-protein ligase RNF181, giving the protein MASYFDEHDCEPSDSEREARTNLLLELARSLFNRMDFEDLGLLVDWDHHLPPPAAKTVVENLPRTVIRGSQAELKCPVCLLEFEEEETVIEMPCHHLFHSNCILPWLSKTNSCPLCRHELPTDDDTYEEHRRDKARKQQQKHRLEDLHGAMYT
- the TMEM150A gene encoding transmembrane protein 150A isoform X1, which translates into the protein MTAWILLPISLSAFSITGIWTVYAMAVMNHHVCPVENWSYNETCSSDPAEQGGPKSCCTLDDIPLISKCGTYPPESCLFSLIGNVGAFMVALTCLLRYGQLVEQSRHSWVNTTALVIGCTNAAGLVMVGNFQVDHAKSLHYVGAGLAFPAGLLLVCLHCALSYHGTTTPMDLAMAHLRSMLAAIAFVTLVLSGVFFVHEHSQLQHGAALCEWVFVIDILIFYGTFSYEFGAVSLDTLVAALQPAPGRVCKSSGNSSPSAHLNCAPESIAMI